In Spirosoma aureum, a single genomic region encodes these proteins:
- a CDS encoding SDR family NAD(P)-dependent oxidoreductase, with translation MEQVQENTNVQQAVNPTFQTIFSLEGKLALITGGGSGIGFDIARCMVLAGASVVITGRREQPLQEAAKQLVDSRTGAQAYYKVNDVTARESLDGLVEEIEAAHGPIDILVNNAGINMKKPALEVTDEDFDRIVHTNLNSVFSLTRACAQRMMARKSGSIIMISSMAAYYGLDRVVAYAASKSAVEGMVKVLASEFSGNGVRVNAIAPGFIETAMSKTAMGGDPDRFARAMRRTPMGKFGKPDDIGWAAVYLASEAAKYVTGVSLPVDGGNSIGF, from the coding sequence ATGGAACAAGTGCAAGAGAATACGAACGTGCAGCAGGCAGTCAATCCAACGTTTCAAACTATTTTTTCGCTCGAAGGTAAACTCGCGCTCATTACGGGCGGGGGGAGTGGTATTGGCTTTGATATTGCCCGTTGTATGGTGCTGGCCGGAGCCAGTGTTGTCATCACAGGTCGTCGGGAGCAACCCCTGCAGGAAGCTGCCAAACAGCTTGTTGACAGCCGTACCGGTGCTCAGGCCTACTACAAAGTGAACGATGTGACAGCAAGGGAGTCGCTGGATGGCCTGGTTGAGGAAATTGAAGCCGCACACGGTCCCATTGATATTCTGGTCAATAATGCCGGTATCAACATGAAAAAACCTGCCCTTGAAGTAACCGACGAAGATTTCGACCGTATTGTTCACACAAATCTGAACTCCGTTTTCAGCCTGACCCGTGCCTGTGCGCAACGCATGATGGCGCGTAAAAGTGGTTCGATCATCATGATTTCGTCGATGGCCGCCTATTATGGTCTTGATCGGGTGGTGGCTTATGCCGCGTCCAAGTCGGCCGTTGAGGGCATGGTTAAAGTGCTGGCGTCGGAGTTTTCGGGCAATGGCGTTCGCGTCAATGCGATTGCCCCCGGATTTATTGAGACGGCGATGAGCAAAACAGCGATGGGCGGAGATCCAGATCGGTTTGCCCGCGCCATGCGCCGGACACCGATGGGAAAATTTGGCAAACCCGATGATATCGGTTGGGCCGCTGTTTACCTGGCTTCTGAAGCCGCCAAATATGTCACTGGCGTATCACTGCCCGTTGATGGGGGTAATTCAATCGGGTTTTAA
- a CDS encoding FAD-dependent oxidoreductase: MIREQATDKRTLKTIRHDADLIVVGGGLSGVCCAITAARAGIRVVLVQDRPVLGGNASSEVRLWVLGATSHMGNNNRWAREGGVIDELLLENWYRNPEGNPLIFDTILLEKVIGESNITLLLNTAVYEVEKSTPDTISELKAFCSQNSTLYELVAPLFCDASGDGIVGFQAGAAFRMGAESEEEFGEKFAPSAEYGELLGHSMYFYTKDTGRPVRFVPPSYALDDITKIPRYRRFNTQEYGCQLWWIEYGGRLDTVHDTEKIKWELWKVVYGVWNYIKNSGQFPEAETLTLEWVGHIPGKRESRRFEGDYILRQQDVVEQREHVDAVAFGGWSIDLHPADGVFSEKPGCNQWHSKGIYQIPYRSLYSRNINNLFLAGRLISASHVAFGSSRVMGTSAYVAQAVGMAAALCTRDGLKPRDLVDRPERQYVASLQKELLKIGQYIPGLRLHDDQDLAQQAHLSASSEFVLSSLPPDGPLVTLAQPSAQMLPIPAGPVPHLKAYVTADQDTTLTVELRRSSKPGNHTPDVTLQTLTIPVRKGKQEVDLPFNATLDHAGYVFVCFLKNEHIRLQYSQLRATGIVSVFNKSNPAVSNYGKQEPTDDIGVETFEFWCPERRPKGHNIALQIEPGIRLFAAENVRNGFQRPTNQPNAWVAAPTDPNPTLTMSWADRKQISRVELFFDSDFDHPLESVIMVHPETASPFCVQEYVLCNDRNERIFHQTENHQSRNVIRFEQPLDTSSLTIHLKAMNGNAPAALLEVRVYA, translated from the coding sequence ATGATACGCGAACAAGCAACCGATAAACGAACCTTAAAAACCATCCGACATGACGCCGATCTGATTGTAGTTGGCGGGGGCTTATCGGGTGTCTGTTGTGCCATCACAGCAGCTCGGGCAGGCATTCGCGTCGTGCTGGTGCAGGACAGGCCTGTGCTCGGCGGCAACGCTTCGAGCGAAGTACGGCTGTGGGTTCTGGGCGCAACTTCACACATGGGCAACAACAATCGATGGGCCCGCGAAGGCGGTGTCATCGACGAATTGCTTCTCGAAAACTGGTACCGAAATCCGGAAGGGAATCCGCTGATTTTCGATACGATTCTGCTCGAAAAAGTAATTGGCGAATCCAATATCACCCTGTTACTGAATACGGCGGTGTATGAGGTAGAGAAATCGACGCCGGATACCATCAGTGAACTGAAAGCCTTTTGCAGCCAGAATAGCACGCTATATGAGCTTGTAGCTCCTTTGTTCTGCGATGCCTCAGGCGACGGAATTGTAGGTTTTCAGGCGGGTGCAGCCTTTCGGATGGGAGCTGAGTCAGAGGAAGAGTTTGGCGAAAAGTTCGCTCCTTCGGCCGAATACGGCGAGTTGCTGGGCCATTCGATGTACTTCTACACGAAAGATACGGGTCGCCCGGTTCGCTTTGTTCCACCGTCTTATGCACTGGATGACATCACCAAAATTCCACGCTACCGTCGGTTCAATACCCAGGAATATGGTTGTCAGCTGTGGTGGATCGAATATGGTGGCCGCTTAGACACCGTTCACGATACCGAAAAAATCAAATGGGAATTATGGAAGGTTGTCTATGGGGTCTGGAACTACATCAAAAATTCGGGGCAGTTCCCAGAAGCCGAAACGCTGACGCTGGAATGGGTCGGTCATATTCCGGGTAAGCGCGAAAGCCGTCGGTTTGAGGGGGATTACATTCTTCGCCAGCAGGATGTTGTCGAACAACGTGAACATGTCGACGCGGTGGCTTTCGGGGGCTGGAGTATCGATTTACACCCGGCCGATGGCGTATTCAGCGAAAAACCCGGCTGTAATCAATGGCATAGCAAAGGAATTTATCAGATTCCATATCGCAGTCTTTATTCCCGTAATATCAATAACCTGTTTCTGGCTGGTCGCCTGATCAGTGCCTCGCACGTTGCATTCGGGTCGTCGCGTGTGATGGGCACCAGTGCCTATGTAGCGCAAGCCGTCGGTATGGCTGCTGCCCTATGTACCCGCGATGGGTTAAAACCCCGTGATCTTGTTGACAGGCCAGAGCGGCAATACGTTGCGTCTCTACAGAAAGAACTGCTGAAAATCGGTCAGTACATACCCGGCCTTCGGTTGCACGATGACCAGGACTTAGCCCAACAGGCGCATCTATCGGCATCCAGCGAATTTGTTTTGAGCAGCTTACCGCCCGATGGCCCACTTGTAACGCTGGCGCAACCATCGGCACAGATGCTGCCAATTCCGGCAGGACCCGTACCTCATTTGAAGGCGTATGTGACGGCTGATCAGGACACAACCCTTACGGTAGAACTACGTCGAAGTAGCAAACCCGGCAATCATACGCCCGATGTAACGCTGCAAACCCTGACAATTCCCGTACGAAAAGGGAAGCAAGAAGTAGACTTACCGTTTAATGCAACGCTGGACCACGCGGGTTATGTATTCGTGTGTTTCTTGAAAAATGAACACATCCGGCTCCAGTACAGCCAATTGAGAGCGACGGGTATTGTATCGGTGTTTAATAAGAGTAATCCGGCGGTATCAAATTATGGCAAGCAGGAGCCAACCGACGACATTGGTGTCGAAACGTTTGAATTCTGGTGCCCGGAACGTCGCCCAAAAGGGCATAATATTGCCTTACAGATTGAACCCGGCATCCGGCTGTTTGCGGCTGAAAATGTGCGAAATGGCTTTCAGCGCCCTACGAACCAGCCTAATGCCTGGGTAGCAGCTCCGACTGATCCCAACCCGACGTTAACGATGAGCTGGGCCGACCGGAAGCAAATTAGTCGGGTCGAGTTGTTTTTCGATTCGGATTTCGACCATCCGCTCGAATCGGTTATTATGGTACACCCCGAAACAGCATCACCCTTTTGCGTTCAGGAATATGTACTTTGTAATGATCGCAATGAACGCATTTTTCACCAGACCGAAAATCACCAGAGCCGGAACGTTATCCGGTTCGAGCAACCACTTGATACCAGTAGCCTGACAATCCATTTGAAAGCCATGAACGGCAATGCACCGGCTGCTTTACTGGAGGTCAGAGTTTATGCATGA
- a CDS encoding Gfo/Idh/MocA family protein — protein MNNPQDNRRKFLKESVATAAGLIMLPGLPGEVLTAPQRLVIENETKTSLAPKAGRIKFAVIGMNHGHIYGQVEATVRGGGELTSFYAKEPDLVAAFAKRYPQAKLAKSEQEILDDKSIQLVLSSAIPDERAPLGIRVMKAGKDYMADKPGITTLEQLAEVRRVQKETKRIYSIMYSERFENKATIKAGELVKAGAIGKVIQTIGLGPHRITPKSRPDWFFDRKRFGGIICDIGSHQFDQFLYFTGSSKADVVASQIGNTNHPQYPNFEDFGDVMLRGDGGVGYIRVDWFTPDGLKSWGDGRLTILGTEGFIEIRKNIDPGGREGGNHLFLTDNKETRYFDCSKETLPYGEQLVNDILNRTETAMTQEHCFLATELALKAQKQAQPIHLKNKS, from the coding sequence ATGAACAACCCACAGGATAATCGACGCAAATTTCTTAAAGAGTCCGTCGCAACGGCGGCTGGCCTGATCATGCTACCGGGTTTGCCCGGTGAGGTGTTGACGGCTCCTCAACGACTGGTCATCGAAAATGAAACGAAGACTTCGCTGGCTCCCAAGGCCGGACGGATTAAGTTCGCCGTTATTGGTATGAATCATGGCCATATTTACGGTCAGGTGGAGGCTACGGTCCGGGGCGGTGGCGAATTAACGTCTTTCTACGCGAAAGAGCCTGATCTGGTCGCTGCGTTTGCCAAACGATACCCACAGGCCAAACTCGCCAAAAGTGAGCAGGAAATTCTTGATGATAAGTCCATACAACTTGTTCTCAGTTCTGCCATTCCCGACGAACGGGCACCATTGGGCATTCGGGTCATGAAGGCTGGCAAGGATTACATGGCTGATAAACCCGGTATCACAACACTCGAACAACTGGCCGAAGTACGTCGCGTTCAGAAGGAAACGAAACGTATCTACTCAATCATGTATAGTGAACGTTTCGAGAATAAGGCGACGATTAAAGCCGGAGAGCTGGTTAAGGCCGGAGCAATTGGCAAAGTGATCCAGACAATTGGCCTGGGGCCGCATCGCATAACGCCTAAGTCGCGTCCGGATTGGTTTTTCGACCGGAAGCGGTTCGGTGGCATTATCTGCGACATTGGTTCGCACCAGTTCGATCAGTTTCTCTACTTTACCGGTTCTTCCAAAGCCGATGTGGTTGCCTCGCAGATTGGCAATACGAACCATCCGCAATACCCAAACTTCGAAGATTTCGGCGATGTGATGCTGCGCGGTGATGGCGGTGTGGGCTACATTCGGGTCGACTGGTTTACGCCGGATGGGTTGAAATCCTGGGGCGATGGTCGCCTGACAATTCTTGGTACAGAAGGCTTCATTGAGATTCGTAAGAACATTGATCCGGGTGGGCGCGAAGGCGGAAACCATCTGTTTCTGACAGACAATAAAGAAACCCGCTACTTCGATTGTAGCAAAGAGACACTGCCCTATGGCGAACAGCTCGTGAACGACATCCTGAATCGTACCGAAACCGCTATGACGCAGGAGCATTGTTTTCTGGCTACCGAGCTGGCCCTTAAAGCCCAGAAGCAGGCTCAACCAATTCACCTGAAAAATAAGAGTTAA
- a CDS encoding putative oxidoreductase C-terminal domain-containing protein, protein MKLLPTVGSLFMAALLVACQSSEKKAGQDSEDGMIHLITLDPGHFHAALVQKTMYDGVDSVVHVYASEGPDLQLHLDKIKGYNTRSDDPTHWKEEVYKGADFLDKMIADRAGNVVVMAGNNRLKTDYIQKTVDAGFNVLADKPMVISSSNFGQLKDAFATAEKNKVLLYDIMTERYEISTMLQRAFSMQADVFGTLEKGTPDNPAVTKESVHHFYKNVSGSILTRPAWFMDVAQQGEGIVDVTTHLVDLVQWECFPEQTIDYQKEISLTSARRWTTDMSLSQFKAITKLDAFPDYLKKDVVKDSILRVYSNGEINYQLRGVHAKVSVTWAYKAPEGAGDTHYSIMRGTKANLIIRQGAEQQYKPTLYIEPIKGNTALDASLKTVLPTIQKEFPGVEIKKIAKGWEVVIPEKYKEGHEAHFGRVTQKYLQYLKEGKMPAWEVPNMLAKYYTTTQALELAKKSKSK, encoded by the coding sequence ATGAAGTTATTGCCCACTGTTGGTAGCCTGTTTATGGCTGCACTACTTGTCGCCTGTCAATCGTCGGAGAAAAAAGCCGGACAGGATTCTGAAGATGGTATGATACACCTGATCACGTTAGACCCCGGTCATTTTCATGCGGCTCTGGTGCAGAAAACGATGTATGACGGCGTGGATTCGGTCGTGCATGTGTATGCATCCGAAGGGCCCGATTTGCAACTGCATCTGGATAAAATTAAGGGCTACAATACCCGCTCCGACGATCCGACGCATTGGAAAGAAGAAGTCTATAAAGGCGCGGATTTCCTGGACAAAATGATCGCTGATCGGGCCGGGAATGTAGTGGTAATGGCTGGGAACAACCGCCTGAAAACAGATTACATCCAGAAAACGGTTGACGCCGGATTTAATGTACTGGCCGATAAACCAATGGTTATTAGTTCGTCGAATTTTGGCCAATTGAAAGATGCTTTCGCTACGGCGGAGAAAAATAAGGTGCTGCTCTATGACATCATGACGGAACGGTACGAAATCTCGACCATGTTGCAGCGGGCCTTTTCGATGCAGGCCGACGTGTTCGGAACACTGGAAAAAGGGACGCCCGACAATCCGGCTGTTACGAAAGAGAGCGTTCACCATTTCTATAAAAATGTGTCGGGTAGCATCCTGACGCGCCCGGCCTGGTTTATGGACGTTGCTCAGCAGGGCGAGGGTATTGTCGATGTAACGACTCACCTCGTCGATCTCGTTCAGTGGGAATGTTTTCCCGAACAAACCATTGATTATCAGAAAGAGATTAGCCTTACATCGGCCCGGCGATGGACGACGGATATGAGCCTGAGCCAATTTAAGGCGATAACCAAACTGGATGCTTTCCCGGATTACCTCAAAAAAGATGTCGTGAAAGACAGCATACTGCGGGTATACAGCAACGGTGAAATTAACTATCAGCTCCGGGGTGTTCATGCGAAAGTATCGGTTACCTGGGCCTATAAAGCACCGGAAGGAGCAGGCGACACCCACTACTCGATTATGCGCGGAACGAAAGCCAACCTGATCATTCGACAGGGAGCCGAGCAACAGTATAAGCCAACGCTCTATATCGAGCCGATCAAAGGAAATACTGCCCTCGATGCCTCGCTGAAAACCGTTTTGCCGACCATTCAGAAGGAGTTTCCCGGTGTGGAAATCAAGAAAATAGCAAAAGGCTGGGAAGTCGTCATTCCTGAAAAATACAAGGAAGGTCACGAAGCCCATTTTGGCCGGGTAACGCAAAAATACCTGCAATACCTGAAAGAAGGCAAGATGCCTGCCTGGGAGGTCCCCAACATGCTGGCTAAATATTATACCACAACTCAAGCGCTGGAACTGGCGAAAAAATCAAAGAGTAAATGA
- a CDS encoding Gfo/Idh/MocA family protein, translating to MKKDEVVDVSRRSFLKTTATGALATTIIGGFPTIVPASVFGKNAPSNRINIAAIGTGRISRGHDMPGVWQYDNALIMAVCDLDSNRVEDAKKLVNGYYAKKTGKDYDGVRGYTDYRELLNNKDIDAVIVSTPDHWHAPIVVDAVRAKKDVYMQKPASLTIAEGRMMADAVKQSGQIVQVGSQQRSSEQFRYAAELVRNGRIGQLKTVYVGLPGDPSGEEEPQMPVPKNLNYDMWLGTTPEVYYTEKRVHPQVGYDRPGWLRCEQFGAGMITGWGAHHVDSAHWAMNTEYTGPVEIWGKADFPKKGLWDVHGIFRTEALYENGVRMIVTNEIANGIKFEGTEGWIFVSRGDAAVTASDPIAKQNAAKKLDASDPKLLTSVIGPNEVHLTVSKEHHGNWLESIISRKEPIAPAEVGHRSCSACLLHHAAMKLNRKLYWDPKKEQFKNDPEANKLLSRPQRATYAIKAVASAKGR from the coding sequence ATGAAAAAAGACGAAGTAGTGGACGTATCGAGACGTAGTTTTCTGAAAACGACAGCAACAGGAGCCTTAGCCACGACGATCATAGGTGGTTTTCCAACGATTGTGCCTGCGTCGGTATTTGGGAAGAATGCCCCCAGTAATCGAATCAATATCGCTGCCATTGGCACAGGACGTATCTCACGTGGACACGATATGCCAGGGGTCTGGCAATATGATAACGCACTGATTATGGCCGTTTGCGATCTGGACAGTAACCGGGTTGAAGATGCCAAAAAGCTGGTCAACGGCTATTATGCCAAAAAAACAGGTAAAGATTATGATGGCGTTCGGGGCTACACCGACTATCGGGAATTATTGAATAACAAAGATATCGATGCTGTAATTGTCAGCACACCCGATCATTGGCATGCCCCGATTGTGGTTGATGCAGTGCGGGCCAAAAAGGACGTTTATATGCAGAAACCAGCGTCGCTTACCATCGCCGAAGGCCGGATGATGGCTGATGCGGTCAAGCAATCGGGCCAGATCGTACAGGTTGGTAGCCAGCAGCGTTCATCGGAGCAGTTTCGGTACGCTGCCGAGCTGGTCCGCAATGGCCGGATCGGACAGTTAAAAACGGTCTATGTGGGTTTGCCCGGCGACCCATCGGGTGAGGAGGAACCCCAGATGCCTGTTCCGAAAAACCTGAATTACGACATGTGGCTGGGCACAACGCCGGAGGTTTACTATACCGAAAAACGAGTGCATCCACAAGTTGGTTACGATCGGCCCGGCTGGTTACGTTGTGAACAATTCGGAGCCGGAATGATCACTGGATGGGGCGCACACCATGTCGATTCCGCGCATTGGGCCATGAATACAGAATATACGGGGCCCGTTGAAATCTGGGGTAAAGCCGATTTTCCGAAAAAAGGCCTGTGGGATGTACATGGCATTTTCCGTACAGAAGCCCTGTATGAAAATGGCGTGCGGATGATTGTCACGAATGAGATTGCCAATGGCATTAAATTCGAAGGAACCGAAGGCTGGATTTTCGTCTCTCGTGGCGATGCAGCCGTAACGGCCAGCGATCCCATTGCGAAACAAAATGCAGCCAAGAAGCTGGATGCCAGTGATCCAAAACTCCTTACATCGGTTATCGGACCCAATGAAGTTCATCTGACTGTTAGTAAAGAACATCACGGCAACTGGCTGGAAAGCATCATCAGCCGCAAGGAACCGATTGCTCCGGCCGAAGTTGGTCACCGTTCCTGCTCGGCTTGCCTGCTCCATCATGCGGCTATGAAACTGAATCGGAAACTCTATTGGGACCCGAAAAAAGAACAGTTCAAAAACGACCCTGAAGCCAATAAACTGCTGTCGCGCCCACAGCGTGCAACGTATGCTATTAAGGCCGTGGCCTCGGCGAAGGGGAGATAA
- a CDS encoding glycoside hydrolase family 2 protein: MAVFLLAGSAQGQYAIRDPKAIPLHGEWRFALDPAEAGESEQWFSNKIPANGWDKVSVPHCFSVDPRYQFYTGTTWYRRTFTWQPSGKKRVLLHFDGVYYATTVWLNNRKVGSHEGGYTPFSFDVTDYLTAGSENSLAISVNNNTWKPGSIPGAKDNGRPNDPFPGWVNYGGLIRPVYLTVEPEVYVENMKVEALPDLVKGTATLTLKTRIRNTSGQAVTPAIQYQVKQGNKTLVLKWKSATGTVGPNQTAVLEAEAPLKATDVALWSVDKPTLYDLRVIAGTDTTTTHFGIRKVEVRNAQLLLNGQPIKVAGGNRVVDYPGLGSMEPDWLIEKDLRLMKEAGMEFHRLTHYTPSEAVYDWADRNGMLIISEAGNWQLTPKQMANDTIRRKFQQQFREMAERDWNHPSVIAYSVGNEYLSETPSGQSWTKDMIAFARTLDATRLYTFASMRLNILPKKPEDEASQYCDFVSTNSYGNHAKVLDHIHQLYPDKPILISEWGRRADTEMGDAGQIADVEQVVREIRKRPYVIGASWWSFNDYQSRHQGTNPNGYRPWGLVGPERAKRPMYATYQREMAPVTVEKTSWTPGPEGVHTLTIRITARNDFPAYTLQGYQLKANDDSLTIPTLQPGQSVDLVVPVRGFDKTLSVTILKPTGFSILTQTIDLTNDTRTSNR, from the coding sequence ATGGCTGTTTTTTTGCTGGCGGGTTCGGCGCAGGGCCAATATGCAATCCGTGACCCGAAAGCAATTCCGCTACATGGCGAATGGCGGTTTGCGCTCGATCCGGCCGAGGCCGGCGAGTCAGAACAGTGGTTCTCCAATAAGATACCGGCCAATGGCTGGGATAAAGTCAGTGTGCCGCATTGTTTTTCGGTCGATCCACGGTATCAATTTTATACCGGCACGACCTGGTATCGACGCACATTTACCTGGCAACCATCGGGCAAAAAACGGGTTTTATTGCATTTCGACGGGGTTTATTATGCAACGACGGTATGGCTCAATAACCGTAAAGTCGGTTCACATGAAGGCGGCTATACCCCGTTTAGCTTCGATGTTACCGACTACCTGACAGCCGGTTCAGAAAACAGTCTGGCTATCTCAGTAAATAACAACACCTGGAAACCGGGCAGTATACCCGGAGCCAAAGACAATGGCCGTCCCAATGATCCGTTCCCAGGCTGGGTGAATTACGGTGGTCTGATTCGGCCGGTTTATCTGACTGTCGAACCGGAAGTCTACGTGGAGAACATGAAGGTGGAAGCCTTACCTGATTTAGTCAAAGGAACAGCCACGCTCACCCTCAAAACCCGCATTCGGAATACATCGGGTCAGGCGGTTACGCCTGCTATTCAGTATCAGGTTAAGCAAGGAAATAAAACACTGGTTCTGAAATGGAAGAGTGCAACTGGTACTGTCGGTCCTAATCAAACGGCCGTGCTGGAAGCCGAAGCGCCCTTAAAAGCCACTGATGTGGCTTTATGGAGCGTTGACAAACCGACACTCTACGATCTACGAGTTATTGCCGGGACCGATACAACCACGACGCACTTTGGTATTCGGAAGGTTGAAGTTCGTAATGCGCAGCTTTTGCTCAATGGCCAGCCCATCAAAGTAGCGGGTGGCAATCGGGTTGTCGATTATCCGGGGCTGGGCTCGATGGAACCCGACTGGCTGATCGAGAAGGATCTGCGGCTGATGAAGGAAGCAGGCATGGAATTTCACCGTCTGACGCATTATACCCCCAGCGAGGCCGTTTACGACTGGGCCGACCGAAACGGAATGCTGATTATTTCGGAAGCGGGTAATTGGCAGCTTACCCCAAAGCAGATGGCAAACGATACGATCCGCCGAAAATTCCAGCAGCAATTCCGGGAAATGGCCGAACGCGACTGGAATCACCCCAGCGTAATCGCTTATAGCGTTGGCAATGAATACCTGTCTGAAACGCCTTCGGGGCAGAGTTGGACGAAAGACATGATTGCTTTTGCCCGCACACTCGACGCCACCCGGCTCTACACATTTGCATCGATGCGGTTGAACATACTGCCCAAAAAACCGGAGGATGAAGCCAGTCAGTATTGTGATTTTGTTTCAACAAATTCCTACGGCAATCATGCCAAAGTACTGGATCACATTCATCAGCTCTATCCCGATAAGCCTATTCTGATCAGCGAATGGGGTCGCCGGGCCGACACCGAAATGGGCGATGCCGGACAGATTGCCGACGTGGAGCAGGTTGTTCGGGAAATCAGGAAGCGGCCTTACGTAATCGGCGCGTCGTGGTGGTCATTCAATGATTATCAAAGTCGGCATCAGGGCACCAATCCCAACGGCTACCGGCCCTGGGGGCTGGTCGGGCCAGAACGGGCAAAACGACCGATGTACGCGACCTATCAGCGCGAAATGGCACCCGTAACCGTTGAAAAAACAAGCTGGACTCCTGGGCCAGAAGGCGTTCATACACTTACCATCCGGATAACGGCCCGTAACGATTTTCCGGCCTATACGCTTCAGGGCTACCAGCTAAAAGCCAACGATGACAGCCTTACTATACCAACCTTGCAACCGGGTCAAAGCGTTGACCTCGTTGTTCCCGTTCGTGGGTTTGACAAAACCCTTTCTGTAACCATCCTGAAACCAACGGGCTTTTCAATTCTTACTCAAACGATTGATCTAACGAATGATACGCGAACAAGCAACCGATAA
- a CDS encoding ThuA domain-containing protein translates to MTKQYVLTLLLALVATSVGWSLDDQVNWKKVRVLVYTKNGKGYVHDNIPNAVQCIQKLGQQHGFKVDVSDQPAVFTEENLKQYTALIFPSTNNDVFDTDAQRLAFRRYIEAGGGFVGIHSVIGTERNWLWFKRMLGGTFAWHPHFQKLKLTIIDTNHPSMQGLPKVWEKGDECYFSKEMSPGPTVVMAHDLTSLTPQNQEEKDKILANRGSYTELYPAAWYYNFDGGYTWCTALGHDKKDYEDPTFTQHIFQGVRFVVGQVRKIDFSKAYADSRDTPIK, encoded by the coding sequence ATGACGAAACAATACGTACTTACCCTGCTTTTAGCTCTGGTTGCCACGAGTGTCGGCTGGTCATTGGACGATCAGGTGAACTGGAAGAAAGTTCGGGTGCTGGTCTACACAAAAAATGGGAAAGGATATGTTCACGATAACATCCCCAATGCTGTTCAGTGTATTCAGAAACTTGGGCAGCAGCATGGATTCAAGGTTGATGTGTCAGATCAGCCGGCGGTCTTCACCGAAGAAAATCTGAAGCAATATACCGCCCTGATTTTTCCAAGTACCAACAACGACGTGTTCGATACCGATGCGCAACGACTGGCGTTTCGACGGTATATTGAGGCTGGTGGCGGGTTTGTTGGCATTCATTCCGTTATAGGTACCGAGCGTAACTGGCTATGGTTTAAGCGAATGCTTGGCGGGACGTTTGCCTGGCACCCTCACTTTCAGAAACTCAAACTCACTATTATCGACACGAACCATCCGTCTATGCAGGGATTGCCCAAGGTTTGGGAGAAAGGGGATGAGTGTTATTTCTCGAAAGAAATGTCGCCTGGTCCGACGGTCGTAATGGCACATGATCTGACCTCACTGACTCCACAAAATCAGGAAGAAAAAGACAAGATACTGGCAAACCGGGGTTCATATACCGAGCTCTATCCGGCGGCCTGGTATTACAATTTCGATGGAGGATATACCTGGTGTACGGCGCTTGGTCACGATAAAAAAGACTACGAAGACCCTACGTTTACCCAGCACATTTTTCAGGGCGTCCGTTTCGTGGTCGGGCAGGTCAGGAAAATCGATTTCAGTAAAGCCTACGCCGATTCGAGGGATACACCTATAAAATAG